Proteins from one Sphingomonas sp. OV641 genomic window:
- a CDS encoding MerR family DNA-binding protein, with product MTGMTIAALAREGGVGVETVRYYQRRGLLDEPDRPTGAGAGGGIRRYGTDDARRLRFIRSAQAAGFTLEQIGELLALDATDDRARARQLAHEQMAALDAKIAELEQARASLRRLASECGSGSAGPCPILTAFDSPTE from the coding sequence ATGACCGGCATGACGATCGCGGCGCTCGCGCGCGAGGGCGGCGTCGGCGTCGAAACGGTGCGCTACTATCAGCGTCGCGGTTTGCTGGACGAGCCAGACCGGCCGACCGGGGCTGGCGCCGGAGGCGGCATCCGGCGCTACGGCACCGATGACGCCCGCCGCCTTCGCTTCATCCGCTCGGCGCAGGCAGCCGGTTTCACGCTCGAGCAGATCGGTGAGCTTCTGGCGCTGGATGCGACCGACGATCGCGCGCGTGCGCGCCAGCTCGCCCATGAGCAGATGGCGGCGCTGGATGCGAAGATCGCCGAGCTTGAACAGGCGCGTGCTTCGCTGCGTCGGCTTGCCAGCGAGTGCGGCTCGGGATCGGCAGGGCCGTGCCCAATCCTGACAGCGTTCGATTCACCGACTGAGTGA